The Pseudomonas baetica genome includes a region encoding these proteins:
- a CDS encoding imelysin family protein has protein sequence MFRPKLLFTSLAALALGACSPQDPQAVTSAAIAKSVILPTYTRWVEADKQLAVSALAYCQGKETLETARADFLHAQKAWAELQPLLIGPLAEGNRSWQVQFWPDKKNLVGRQVEQLVVAQPQIDAAALAKSSVVVQGLSAYEYILFDAKPDVANEEQKAKYCPLLIAIGERQKQLAEEILQSWNNTDGMLAQMSKFPNQRYADSHEAIADLLRVQVTALDTLKKKLGTPMGRQSKGVPQPFQADAWRSQSSLTALEASLAAAKTVWEGVDNKGLRGLLPAEQKPLADKIDAAYAASLKLFDSTQRSLGEMLEDDAGRQQLNDIYDSLNVVHRLHEGELAKALGIQLGFNANDGD, from the coding sequence ATGTTCCGTCCCAAGCTACTGTTCACCAGCCTTGCCGCGCTCGCCCTCGGCGCTTGCTCGCCGCAGGATCCGCAAGCCGTTACTTCGGCCGCCATCGCCAAATCGGTGATCCTGCCGACGTACACCCGTTGGGTTGAAGCCGACAAGCAACTGGCGGTCAGCGCCCTCGCCTACTGCCAGGGCAAAGAAACCCTGGAAACCGCTCGCGCCGACTTCCTGCACGCGCAGAAAGCCTGGGCCGAGTTGCAACCGCTGCTGATCGGCCCGCTGGCCGAGGGCAACCGTTCGTGGCAGGTACAGTTCTGGCCGGACAAGAAAAACCTCGTCGGCCGTCAGGTCGAGCAACTGGTCGTCGCCCAGCCGCAGATCGATGCCGCCGCACTGGCCAAATCGAGCGTGGTGGTTCAGGGCCTGTCGGCTTACGAGTACATCCTGTTCGATGCCAAGCCTGACGTTGCCAACGAAGAACAGAAAGCCAAGTACTGCCCACTGCTGATCGCCATCGGCGAACGCCAGAAGCAACTGGCCGAAGAGATTCTGCAAAGCTGGAACAACACCGACGGCATGCTCGCGCAAATGAGCAAGTTCCCCAACCAGCGCTACGCCGACTCCCACGAAGCGATCGCCGATCTGCTGCGTGTACAGGTCACGGCACTCGACACCCTGAAGAAAAAACTCGGCACGCCGATGGGCCGCCAGAGCAAAGGCGTGCCACAGCCGTTCCAGGCCGATGCATGGCGTAGCCAGTCGTCGCTGACCGCGCTGGAAGCGAGCCTCGCCGCCGCCAAAACCGTTTGGGAAGGCGTCGACAACAAAGGCCTGCGCGGCCTGCTGCCGGCTGAGCAAAAACCGCTGGCGGACAAGATCGACGCTGCCTACGCCGCTTCGCTGAAACTGTTCGACAGCACCCAGCGTTCGCTTGGTGAAATGCTCGAAGATGACGCCGGTCGTCAGCAACTCAACGATATCTACGACAGCCTCAACGTCGTCCATCGCCTGCACGAAGGCGAACTGGCCAAGGCGCTGGGCATCCAACTGGGCTTCAACGCCAACGACGGTGACTGA
- a CDS encoding multidrug efflux RND transporter permease subunit yields MAFTDPFIRRPVLATVVSLLIVLLGFQAWSKLPLRQYPQMENALITVTTAYPGANAETIQGYITQPMQQSLASAEGIDYMTSVSRQNFSTISIYARIGSNTDRLFTELLAKANEVKNKLPQDAEDPVLSKESADASALMYISFFSKDLSNPQITDYLSRVIQPKLATLPGMAEAEILGNQVFAMRLWLDPVKLAGFGLSAADVTSAVRQYNFLSAAGEVKGEYVVTSINANTELKSAEAFAAIPLKVSGDSRVLLSDVARVEMGAENYDSVSSFGGTPSVYIGIKSSPGANPLDVIKEVRKIMPELEAQLPPNLKSEIAYDATLFIQASIDEVVKTLFEAVLIVIVVVFLFLGALRSVVIPVVTIPLSMIGVMFFMQMMGYSMNLLTLLAMVLAIGLVVDDAIVVVENIHRHIEEGKTPFDAALEGAREIALPVVSMTITLAAVYAPIGFLTGLTGALFKEFALTLAGAVVISGVVALTLSPMMCAFLLRHEENPSGLAHRLDRIFDGLKRRYQSMLHGTLNTRPVVLVFALIVLCLIPVFLKFTKSELAPDEDQGIIFMMASAPQPTNLDYLNTYTDEFIKIFKEFPEYYSSFQINGYNGVQAGIGGFLLKPWNERSRTQMQILPEVQGKLEGIPGLQVFGFNLPSLPGTGEGLPFEFVINTANDYELLLQVADRIKKRAMESGKFAFVDLDLAFDKPEVVVDIDRAKAAQMGVSMLDLGGTLATLLGEAEINRFTIDGRSYKVIAQVERPYRDNPDWLNNYYVKNTQGELLPLSTLIKISDRARPRQLNQFQQLNAAKISGVPLVSMGEAIDTVLQIAREEAPAGFAFDYGGASRQFVQEGSALWVTFALALAIIFLVLAAQFESFRDPLVILVTVPLSICGALIPLFLGWSSMNIYTQVGLVTLIGLISKHGILIVEFANQLRKDKGLTAREAVEQAAAIRLRPVLMTTAAMVFGMVPLILATGAGAVSRFDIGMVIATGMSIGTLFTLFVLPCVYTLLAKPDPK; encoded by the coding sequence ATGGCTTTTACCGATCCGTTCATCCGCCGCCCGGTGCTCGCCACCGTGGTCAGCCTGCTGATTGTGCTGCTGGGTTTTCAGGCCTGGAGCAAGTTGCCGCTGCGCCAATACCCGCAAATGGAAAACGCCCTGATCACGGTGACCACCGCGTACCCCGGGGCCAACGCCGAAACCATTCAGGGCTACATCACCCAGCCGATGCAACAGAGCCTGGCCAGCGCCGAGGGCATCGACTACATGACCTCGGTCAGTCGGCAGAATTTCTCGACGATTTCGATCTACGCGCGCATCGGCTCGAACACCGACCGCCTGTTTACCGAGCTGCTGGCCAAGGCCAACGAGGTGAAGAACAAACTACCGCAAGACGCCGAAGACCCGGTGCTGAGCAAAGAGTCTGCCGACGCCTCGGCACTGATGTACATCAGTTTCTTCAGCAAGGACTTGAGCAATCCGCAGATCACCGATTATTTGTCGCGAGTCATTCAGCCAAAACTGGCGACCCTGCCGGGCATGGCCGAAGCGGAGATTCTCGGCAATCAGGTGTTCGCCATGCGCCTGTGGCTCGACCCGGTAAAACTCGCCGGTTTCGGCCTCAGCGCCGCCGACGTGACCAGCGCCGTGCGCCAGTACAACTTTCTCTCCGCCGCAGGCGAAGTGAAAGGCGAGTACGTGGTCACCAGCATCAACGCCAACACTGAGTTGAAATCCGCCGAGGCCTTCGCGGCGATTCCGCTCAAGGTCAGTGGCGACAGCCGTGTGCTGCTCAGCGATGTCGCGCGGGTCGAAATGGGCGCGGAAAACTACGACTCGGTCAGCTCGTTTGGCGGTACGCCGTCGGTGTACATCGGTATCAAGTCGTCGCCGGGGGCCAACCCGCTGGACGTGATCAAAGAAGTGCGCAAGATCATGCCGGAGCTTGAGGCGCAACTGCCGCCCAACCTCAAGAGCGAGATCGCCTACGACGCCACTCTGTTCATCCAGGCCTCCATCGACGAAGTGGTGAAAACCCTTTTCGAAGCGGTGCTGATCGTCATCGTCGTGGTGTTCCTGTTCCTCGGCGCGCTGCGTTCGGTGGTGATCCCGGTGGTAACCATTCCGCTGTCGATGATCGGCGTGATGTTCTTCATGCAGATGATGGGCTATTCGATGAACCTGCTGACGCTGCTGGCGATGGTGCTGGCCATCGGTCTGGTGGTCGACGATGCAATTGTCGTGGTGGAAAACATCCACCGGCACATCGAGGAAGGCAAGACGCCGTTCGATGCGGCGCTGGAAGGCGCGCGGGAAATCGCCCTGCCGGTGGTGTCGATGACCATCACCCTGGCAGCGGTGTATGCGCCGATCGGCTTCCTCACCGGGCTGACCGGGGCGCTGTTCAAGGAGTTCGCCCTGACGCTGGCCGGTGCCGTGGTGATTTCTGGCGTTGTTGCCCTGACCCTGTCGCCGATGATGTGCGCCTTTTTGCTGCGCCACGAGGAAAACCCCAGCGGCCTGGCGCACCGCCTCGACCGTATCTTCGACGGCCTCAAGCGCCGCTATCAGAGCATGCTCCACGGGACGCTGAATACCCGGCCGGTGGTGTTGGTGTTCGCCCTGATCGTGCTGTGTCTGATTCCGGTGTTTCTCAAGTTCACCAAATCGGAACTGGCACCGGACGAAGACCAAGGCATCATTTTCATGATGGCCAGCGCGCCGCAGCCAACCAACCTCGATTATCTGAACACCTACACCGATGAATTCATCAAGATCTTCAAGGAATTCCCGGAGTACTACTCCTCGTTCCAGATCAACGGCTACAACGGCGTACAAGCGGGCATCGGCGGCTTTCTGCTCAAGCCCTGGAACGAGCGCAGCCGCACCCAGATGCAAATCCTTCCCGAGGTGCAAGGCAAACTGGAAGGCATCCCTGGCCTGCAGGTCTTCGGTTTCAACCTGCCCTCCCTGCCCGGCACCGGTGAAGGCTTGCCGTTCGAATTCGTGATCAACACCGCCAACGACTATGAACTGCTGCTGCAAGTGGCCGACCGGATCAAGAAGCGCGCCATGGAATCGGGCAAGTTCGCTTTCGTCGACCTTGATCTGGCCTTCGACAAACCGGAAGTGGTGGTCGATATCGACCGCGCCAAAGCGGCACAGATGGGCGTTTCGATGCTGGATCTGGGCGGCACCCTGGCGACGCTGCTCGGCGAGGCGGAAATCAACCGCTTCACCATCGACGGTCGCAGCTACAAGGTCATCGCTCAGGTCGAGCGGCCGTACCGTGACAACCCGGACTGGCTGAACAATTACTACGTGAAAAACACCCAGGGCGAGTTGCTGCCGCTGTCGACGCTGATCAAGATCAGCGACCGCGCGCGACCAAGACAACTCAATCAGTTCCAGCAACTCAACGCGGCGAAGATCTCCGGGGTCCCGCTGGTGAGCATGGGCGAAGCGATTGACACCGTATTGCAGATTGCGCGGGAAGAAGCCCCCGCCGGGTTTGCCTTCGATTATGGCGGTGCATCGCGGCAGTTCGTGCAGGAAGGCAGTGCCTTGTGGGTAACGTTTGCATTGGCGCTGGCGATCATTTTCCTGGTGCTGGCGGCGCAGTTTGAAAGCTTCCGCGACCCGCTGGTGATTCTGGTGACAGTGCCGCTGTCCATTTGCGGGGCGCTGATTCCGCTGTTCCTCGGCTGGTCGAGCATGAACATCTATACCCAGGTCGGGTTGGTGACACTGATCGGACTGATC
- a CDS encoding efflux RND transporter periplasmic adaptor subunit — protein sequence MLRRRMLIMLGVVLLIVLVLGGYKAFSIYTMIQGFSKPKPPISVAVANASEQPWQMRLPTVGTLKALQGVELSLEVAGTVTELKFESGQKVKAGQPLLQLDSAVETALLETAKADLGLAQLDFGRGSQLVDSRAISKGEYDRLSAVLQKNKATVNQLNASLAKKRILAPFSGTIGIRQVDIGDYLASGSKIATLQDLSSLYADFYVPEQSVPKLAVGQPVNISAAAYPGQIFPGKISAINPLVESTTRNILVRATLANPDGKLLPGMFASLEVLLPDPQKYVVVPESAITYTLYGNSIYVVGQKKAEDGSVEKDDKGQPVLIAERRFIETGERRDGLVMINKGVQSGEQVVTAGQIKLDNGAHIAISDDKTLGEQNSPRRAD from the coding sequence ATGCTGCGTCGCCGCATGCTGATCATGTTGGGGGTTGTGTTGCTGATCGTCCTGGTGCTGGGCGGTTATAAAGCCTTTTCGATCTACACCATGATCCAGGGCTTCTCCAAGCCGAAACCGCCGATCAGCGTCGCCGTGGCTAATGCCAGCGAGCAGCCGTGGCAGATGCGCTTGCCCACCGTCGGCACGCTCAAGGCGCTGCAAGGGGTCGAGCTGAGCCTGGAAGTCGCCGGCACCGTCACCGAGCTCAAGTTTGAATCAGGGCAGAAGGTCAAGGCCGGTCAACCGCTGCTGCAACTCGACAGCGCCGTCGAAACAGCCCTGCTGGAAACCGCCAAAGCTGATCTTGGCCTGGCGCAACTGGACTTCGGGCGTGGCAGCCAACTGGTCGACAGCCGCGCGATTTCCAAAGGTGAATACGACCGCCTCTCCGCCGTTCTGCAAAAGAACAAAGCCACGGTCAATCAGCTCAATGCCTCGCTGGCGAAAAAACGCATCCTCGCGCCGTTCAGCGGCACCATCGGCATCCGTCAGGTCGATATCGGCGACTACCTCGCCAGCGGCAGCAAAATCGCCACATTGCAGGATCTCAGCAGCCTCTACGCCGACTTCTATGTGCCCGAGCAATCGGTACCGAAACTGGCTGTCGGCCAACCGGTGAATATCTCGGCCGCCGCTTATCCCGGCCAGATTTTTCCGGGCAAGATCAGCGCGATCAACCCGCTCGTCGAAAGCACCACACGCAACATTCTGGTCCGCGCGACGCTGGCCAACCCCGACGGCAAATTGCTGCCCGGCATGTTCGCCAGCCTCGAAGTGCTGCTGCCGGATCCGCAGAAGTACGTCGTGGTACCGGAGAGCGCGATCACCTACACCCTCTACGGCAATTCGATCTACGTGGTCGGGCAGAAGAAAGCCGAGGACGGCAGCGTCGAGAAAGACGACAAGGGCCAACCGGTGCTGATCGCCGAGCGGCGCTTCATCGAAACCGGTGAGCGCCGCGATGGCCTGGTAATGATCAACAAGGGCGTGCAGAGCGGCGAACAAGTGGTGACGGCCGGCCAGATCAAACTGGACAACGGCGCCCACATTGCCATCAGCGACGACAAGACCCTCGGCGAGCAGAACAGTCCGCGCCGCGCCGACTGA
- a CDS encoding di-heme oxidoredictase family protein yields the protein MPSLPLRLSALLLALGLSACDDAPRFTQAEPGEARSGGAATVRKTDQNAFSLPSANLPPSRRVDFSVGNSFFRSPWVIAPSTTTARDGLGPLFNTNACQNCHIKDGRGHPPETGATNAVSMLVRLSIPDAPQYAKLIEQVGVVPEPVYGGQFQDMAVPGVAPEGKVRVDYTPVPVRFKDGTEVELRKPVLQITQLGYGPMHPDTRFSARVAPPMIGLGLLEAIPEEAILANAAVQAKEKNGINGRPNRVWDDELQKTVIGRFGWKAGQPNLNQQNVHAFSGDMGLTTSLRPFDDCTDAQTACKQAPNGNGPDGEPEVSDNILRLVLFYSRNLAVPARRGVNDEQVLAGKNLFFQAGCQSCHTPKYTTAANAAEPELANQVIRPYSDLLLHDMGDGLADNRTEFQASGRDWRTPPLWGVGLTQAVSGHTQFLHDGRARNLLEAVLWHGGEAKAAQQQVLSFNAEQRAALLAFLNSL from the coding sequence ATGCCTTCGCTGCCTCTTCGCTTGTCCGCACTGTTGCTGGCCCTGGGCCTGAGTGCCTGCGATGACGCCCCGCGTTTCACCCAGGCCGAGCCCGGTGAAGCGCGTTCGGGTGGTGCGGCGACCGTGCGCAAGACCGATCAGAACGCGTTTTCCCTGCCTTCGGCCAACCTGCCGCCATCGCGTCGGGTGGATTTCAGTGTCGGTAACAGCTTCTTTCGCAGCCCGTGGGTGATCGCCCCGTCGACCACCACCGCCCGCGACGGCCTCGGGCCGCTGTTCAATACCAACGCTTGCCAGAACTGCCACATCAAGGACGGCCGCGGTCATCCGCCAGAAACCGGCGCGACCAACGCGGTATCGATGCTGGTGCGCCTGTCGATCCCCGATGCGCCGCAGTACGCCAAGCTGATCGAGCAGGTCGGTGTGGTGCCGGAGCCGGTCTACGGCGGCCAGTTTCAGGACATGGCGGTGCCCGGCGTTGCTCCGGAAGGCAAAGTGAGGGTCGACTACACGCCAGTGCCCGTTCGTTTCAAGGACGGCACCGAAGTCGAGCTGCGCAAACCGGTGTTGCAGATCACCCAGCTCGGCTACGGCCCGATGCACCCGGACACGCGCTTCTCCGCGCGGGTCGCTCCACCGATGATCGGCCTGGGCCTGCTCGAAGCGATCCCCGAAGAAGCGATCCTCGCCAACGCCGCCGTGCAGGCCAAAGAGAAAAACGGCATCAACGGCCGGCCTAACCGGGTCTGGGACGATGAGTTGCAGAAAACCGTGATCGGTCGCTTCGGCTGGAAGGCCGGGCAGCCGAACCTCAATCAACAGAATGTTCACGCGTTTTCGGGTGATATGGGCCTCACCACCAGCCTGAGACCCTTCGATGACTGCACCGACGCGCAAACCGCCTGCAAGCAGGCACCGAACGGCAATGGCCCGGACGGCGAACCTGAAGTCAGCGATAACATCCTGCGTCTGGTGCTGTTCTACAGCCGCAACCTCGCCGTCCCCGCGCGGCGCGGCGTCAACGATGAACAAGTGCTGGCCGGCAAGAATCTGTTTTTCCAGGCCGGCTGCCAGTCGTGTCACACACCGAAATACACCACCGCCGCCAACGCGGCCGAACCTGAACTGGCCAATCAAGTGATTCGCCCGTACAGCGATCTGCTGCTGCATGACATGGGCGACGGTCTGGCCGACAACCGCACCGAGTTCCAGGCCTCCGGCCGCGACTGGCGCACGCCGCCGTTGTGGGGCGTCGGCCTGACGCAAGCGGTCAGTGGCCACACGCAGTTTTTGCACGACGGCCGCGCACGCAATCTGCTCGAAGCGGTGCTCTGGCACGGCGGTGAAGCAAAAGCGGCGCAGCAACAGGTTTTATCGTTCAATGCCGAGCAGCGTGCTGCGCTGCTGGCGTTTCTGAATTCACTTTAA
- a CDS encoding imelysin family protein, translating to MIRMPLATASLLAIAISLAGCGEGKDKAAAPATPTPAATAAAPAAAPAAAGKVDEAAAKAVVAHYADMVFAVYSDAESTAKTLQTAVDAFLAKPNADTLKAAKAAWVAARVPYLQSEVFRFGNTIIDDWEGQVNAWPLDEGLIDYVDKSYEHALGNPGATANIIANTEVQVGEDKVDVKDITPEKLASLNELGGSEANVATGYHAIEFLLWGQDLNGTGPGAGNRPASDYLEGAGATGGHNDRRRAYLKAVTQLLVSDLEEMVGNWKPNVADNYRATLEAEPGETGLRKMLFGMGSLSLGELAGERMKVSLEANSPEDEHDCFSDNTHYSHFYDAKGIRNVYLGEYTRVDGTKMTGASLSSLVAKADPAADTALKADLAATEAKIQVMVDHANKGEHYDQLIAAGNTAGNQVVRDAIASLVKQTGSIEAAAGKLGISDLNPDNADHEF from the coding sequence ATGATTCGTATGCCTCTGGCTACCGCCAGTCTGCTGGCCATCGCTATTTCCCTCGCCGGTTGCGGCGAAGGCAAAGACAAAGCTGCCGCCCCGGCCACGCCGACTCCAGCCGCCACCGCCGCCGCTCCAGCAGCTGCGCCTGCCGCTGCCGGTAAAGTCGACGAAGCCGCTGCCAAGGCAGTGGTCGCGCACTACGCCGACATGGTCTTCGCCGTTTACAGCGATGCCGAATCCACTGCGAAAACCCTGCAAACCGCGGTCGATGCTTTCCTCGCCAAGCCGAACGCCGACACCCTCAAAGCCGCCAAGGCTGCCTGGGTCGCTGCTCGCGTGCCTTACCTGCAGAGCGAAGTGTTCCGCTTCGGCAACACCATCATCGACGACTGGGAAGGTCAGGTTAACGCCTGGCCACTGGACGAGGGTCTGATCGACTACGTCGACAAATCCTACGAACACGCACTGGGTAACCCGGGCGCTACCGCCAACATCATCGCCAACACCGAAGTACAGGTCGGCGAAGACAAGGTCGACGTCAAGGACATCACGCCGGAAAAACTCGCCAGCCTCAATGAGCTGGGCGGTTCCGAAGCCAACGTTGCCACTGGCTACCACGCCATCGAATTCCTGCTGTGGGGCCAGGATCTGAACGGCACCGGCCCTGGCGCTGGCAACCGTCCTGCTTCGGACTACCTGGAAGGCGCCGGCGCCACTGGCGGTCACAACGATCGTCGTCGCGCTTACCTGAAAGCCGTGACCCAACTGCTGGTCAGCGATCTGGAAGAAATGGTCGGCAACTGGAAGCCGAACGTGGCGGACAACTACCGCGCCACCCTGGAAGCCGAGCCGGGCGAAACCGGTCTGCGCAAAATGCTCTTCGGCATGGGTAGCCTGTCCCTGGGTGAACTGGCGGGCGAGCGCATGAAGGTTTCCCTGGAAGCCAACTCCCCGGAAGACGAACATGATTGCTTCAGCGACAACACCCACTACTCGCACTTCTACGACGCCAAAGGCATTCGTAACGTTTACCTGGGCGAGTACACCCGTGTTGACGGCACCAAGATGACTGGCGCCAGCCTGTCGTCGCTGGTGGCCAAGGCCGACCCGGCTGCCGACACCGCACTGAAAGCCGATCTGGCCGCTACCGAAGCCAAGATCCAGGTCATGGTTGACCACGCCAACAAGGGTGAGCACTACGACCAACTGATCGCCGCCGGTAACACCGCTGGCAACCAGGTCGTTCGCGACGCTATCGCATCGCTGGTCAAGCAGACCGGTTCGATCGAAGCCGCTGCCGGCAAGCTGGGCATCAGCGACCTGAACCCGGACAACGCTGATCACGAGTTCTGA
- a CDS encoding DUF1513 domain-containing protein has product MLRRQALTLGSLLLGAVTLGGWTLFKRKDQSPLLLSARDDTDGKHYAVGYRLDGTRVFATQVGQRCHDIINHPTLSIALFVARRPGTESYLIDLRDGALLQTVTSQPNRHFYGHAVVHKDGEYLYATENDTTDPGRGLLGVYKFEGERLVHSGEISTHGLGPHQVSWMPDGETLVVANGGIRTEAESRVDMNLNAMEPSLVLMQRDGTLLSKETLAQQMNSVRHLGIASDGTIVAGQQFMGASHERSELLAIKRPGQPFVAFPVPEHQLQSMGHYTASVAVHSDLRLVALTAPRGNRFFIWDLDSGEVRLDAPLPDCAGVGAVKDGFVVTSGQGRCRYYDCRQDELLAKPLELPAGLWDNHLHLMA; this is encoded by the coding sequence ATGCTGCGACGCCAGGCTCTGACTTTAGGTAGTTTGCTGCTGGGAGCAGTGACACTGGGCGGCTGGACGCTGTTCAAGCGCAAGGATCAGAGCCCGCTGTTGCTCTCGGCTCGCGATGACACCGATGGCAAGCATTACGCCGTCGGCTATCGGCTGGATGGCACGCGGGTGTTCGCCACGCAAGTCGGCCAGCGTTGCCACGACATCATCAACCACCCGACGCTGTCGATTGCGCTGTTCGTCGCCCGCCGGCCGGGTACCGAAAGCTATCTGATCGACCTGCGCGACGGGGCGTTGTTGCAAACCGTGACGTCGCAGCCGAACCGGCATTTCTACGGCCACGCCGTGGTGCACAAGGACGGCGAATACCTGTACGCCACCGAAAACGACACCACTGATCCCGGTCGTGGCCTGCTCGGGGTGTACAAGTTCGAAGGCGAGCGGCTGGTGCACAGCGGCGAAATTTCCACCCACGGCCTCGGCCCGCATCAGGTGTCATGGATGCCGGATGGCGAGACGCTGGTAGTGGCCAACGGCGGGATTCGTACCGAGGCGGAAAGCCGCGTCGACATGAACCTCAACGCCATGGAACCAAGCCTGGTACTGATGCAGCGCGACGGTACCTTGCTGAGCAAGGAAACCCTCGCCCAGCAGATGAACAGCGTGCGCCACCTGGGGATTGCCAGCGACGGCACCATCGTCGCCGGTCAGCAATTCATGGGGGCCTCGCACGAGCGCTCGGAACTGCTGGCGATCAAGCGTCCGGGCCAGCCATTCGTGGCGTTCCCGGTGCCGGAGCATCAGTTGCAATCGATGGGTCACTACACCGCCAGCGTTGCGGTACACAGCGACTTGCGTCTGGTGGCGCTGACGGCGCCGCGTGGCAACCGCTTCTTCATCTGGGATCTGGACAGCGGCGAAGTACGCCTCGACGCACCGCTGCCCGATTGCGCCGGTGTCGGCGCGGTGAAGGATGGCTTTGTCGTGACCTCGGGTCAGGGGCGTTGCCGTTACTACGATTGCCGTCAGGATGAACTGCTGGCCAAGCCGCTGGAATTGCCCGCAGGGCTCTGGGACAACCATCTTCATCTGATGGCGTGA